GCCGCCGCGGACGCGGGCATCCCGCTGGTCGGGCTGAACGCCGGCATCGACGACTACCAGCGGCTCGGCGCGCAGATGTTCTTCGGCTCGGACGAGACCGTGGCCGGCACCGCCGCGGGCGAGCGGATCGCCGCCGAGGGGGCGAAACATCCGCTGTGCGTGATTCACCAGGCCGGTTCGGTGTCGCTGGAGGCGCGCTGCGCGGGTGTCGCGTCCAAACTGCCGGGCACCGAGAACCTCCAGGTCAACGGCGCGGACGACGCGGCCGTGGTGAGCACCTTGCAGGCCAAGCTGGCGCAGGACGACTCGATCGACTACGTGGTCGGCCTGAGCGCCCCGATCGCCCTGGACGCGATCAAGGCGCTGGACGCCAGTGGCAGTGACGCTAAGCTGGCCGCCTTCGACCTGAATCAGGCCACGGCGCAGGCGATCCAGGACGGATCGCTGGAGTTCGCCGTCGACCAGCAGCCCTACATGCAGGGTTTCATGGCCGTCACGTCGCTCTACCTGAACCTCAAGAACGGCAACGACCTGGGCGGCGGTGAGGCGGTGCTGACCGGCCCGTCGTTCGTCGACGGTGACAACATCGACCAGATCCTGCCGTTCGTGCAGAACGGAACCCGC
This genomic interval from Kineosporia corallincola contains the following:
- a CDS encoding substrate-binding domain-containing protein, whose translation is MIRTGKVMLAAVCALAVLTACSEGGRVKQPDEGEGGAGDNSGYTIAMITHETPGDSFWDTVRAGAEQAAKNTGIDLKYSNDPDAGKQAVLIQNAVDSRVDGIATTLVTPDALAGSVKAAADAGIPLVGLNAGIDDYQRLGAQMFFGSDETVAGTAAGERIAAEGAKHPLCVIHQAGSVSLEARCAGVASKLPGTENLQVNGADDAAVVSTLQAKLAQDDSIDYVVGLSAPIALDAIKALDASGSDAKLAAFDLNQATAQAIQDGSLEFAVDQQPYMQGFMAVTSLYLNLKNGNDLGGGEAVLTGPSFVDGDNIDQILPFVQNGTR